The Mytilus edulis chromosome 5, xbMytEdul2.2, whole genome shotgun sequence genomic interval tttaaataatatttatacttttgttattaaaaaatttgtGAAGTGTTtcacgatttttttgggggaaaaagaTGAATtgatgaagaatctggtgccatctcatactttccattagacctgctgagttattcattttctatacattgcaagtcaggcaatttattttcaaactaccacagaacaaaccatttatttttgtgattatcaaggccgagttatttattttcaaaatcctcctttTACAcagatttaaatttgaaaatcaacattttgttataaatattttagaaaaaatatatttaaaaaatgtatttacaaatgtgttttcatgcttttaattaatgttataaagttataaattatttatttatgaaaatcttttattttttattgtactttaatattttaaatgcttgatattgtgataaaatgattttaaattattattataaagcTTTTTTATTCTCCACTAATCACATCAATGAACAGTTTTATTTagtgccggctaaatagcaaatttgctatttagccggtgccagtcaaatagcaaatttgctattttgccggtgccggtcaaatagccactgccaatAATTAATGCTTCAAAACAAGCCATCAACTTTTAAATATTCAACGTGTTGTCATTAATTTCAAGAATGTATACCAtttaaatatctgaataagtttattaACCTTTAACATGCTTAATCTccttaatattaaacttttttttttaaagtaaggaGTTGGTCTCATTGGGATCTAAGCGTGACAcaggattgctgattttttgtaagcatgacacaggattgctgattttttgtaagcgtgacacgtgaaagtcaaattattgtgccatgAAGACAGGAAACGAAGTCTAGCAGAACAcagggaaattacaaaaaaattagaATTGCTAATGTATATActgtaagcgggatacaggaatctgacaaaacagtaagcgggatcagaacccccagtGATACCCCCTAAGGAGaacaatacacctaatcgctatttattccattccggataagttctaaaattacacaactttttcatccagttgaagttATCTGGGACCCTGTTTGAACAATgcaccatgcatgatactttttaatgagacctgtttaaactaccgtaaatacttcaaacaaaatatttttttactttaattttaatttcgaaaaaagtggatcatactatatcaaagtttcttgataatcactttctaaagttttttctccctcagctcactactgatgacctccattTTTCGGCCGGTGACCCAAAACAGGgagttgtataaatgactgtttttctcggaatggactaaatagcgataaggtgtatccAAGGGCAAACCGACTCGATGGGCACAAATGAACTCAGGGCGAACATGTAAATAGGGTGGACAAACCCAATACCCATCTGACTATAGTCGAACGGCTGATTGATAAAGCTTGTCTAAAACAGTGTAAGTTCTTTATATTAAAGGGACTTGTAATTGTTAGGATAACAGGTAAATTTTGGACTTCCAAATTGATATAGATTTTTTGCTTTGATATTACATATTGCAGCACACAGGAAATCTAAATCTGTGCAGCTCATTGCTTGTTGAAAAGGGTAGAAaagcactttttaaaataaaaaaaacaattggactAAATAACCAATGCAAGCTATTAGAAAAATTATTTGACTCCCTAGTTGTGCCTATTGCTCTATACGGAAGTGAAGTATGGGGAATAGGCAAACAACACAGGGATTCAGATCCCTTTGAACACTTGCAgtataaatttattaaagaaattctAGGAATACATTGTAAAGCATCAAATGCTGCATGTTTAGCCGAGCTAAATAGATTGCCTTTATATACCAGAATAGAATTTTCAGCAATAAAATATTGGCTTCATATACTTGAATCAAATAATTCACTTgccctaaaaatatataaagcaactgaaaaaaataactcttggataataaatatgaaaaatctcctTTCAAGACTtggttttcattttattaatctaaatCCTATTGATATTAAGATGTATTTAAAACACATTCAAGAGAGAATCAATGATATAGCCTTCCAAAAGCAAGAGACTGacatcaatcaaaataaaaaaatgaacttttttaatatactttataaaccaaataaaagaCCCTCGTATGTTGATCAATGCAAATCCAAAAGTGATAGATCAACATTATGTAAATTGAGGTTAAGTGCTCATACTTTATCTATTGAAAGAGGgcgatatctaaaaataccaaagcagaatAGGGTATGTCTTTGCTGTAACAATGAAGACATTGAAGATGAACTtcactttcttttaaaatgttcctcCTATAAATATGTGAGAGATAaccttattaaaaaattaaataatgttctattgaacaacaaattttcTTCCTTATCATATAACTTACTTATATCAATTCTAAATAGTAATTcccaaacaatattaaaaattgttgtcAACTATTTGAATGAATGCTTGTTGGTGAGAAACTCATTATTAAAAGGTACTTGATTTTTGTAATAATGTATATTATGcttctcatttattttttatatatttctctcataattatccactgtcactccttcattgtatatatatgttattgtagttagtctttaatttgttgccataaccatttattgtcaatgtgttagtgctaataaagttatcttatcttatcttatcatatTTCATACcctgtaaattttgaattttgcttccCTAACTTATTAGCATTGCAGCTTCATTAAGTGTGGTTAGTATTGCTCTTCTAATAAACAGTGATGTTTACTATTTTTCGGGACCAAACATGTTTTGATTTGTCGCgcttttataaaattatagattttttaaattcataaaaatacgAACTCTGCGGTAAATTAAGTTCATCATTGCAGTGATTATAGAATCTCATCTAGCCTTAAATATCAATTCATTTAAAGTTCTACCTTATAAATACATTGAAGATACATGTTATATtcgaaaaaagaaaatataggTATCTCTTAATATTAATtcgttttataaattaatatatgaaaaatttatacttTTGTAAACTTTTGGGTTTAAGAGATTTCGTCAGAGAAAAGTCCCGAGCTAACCGATGAATGTTTACTTCCGGTGATAATCAACTTTTTGAGCGAAAGCCACGTCAGATTTACACGGTTTAAATATATAAAGTAGAGTTGTGTCTTAATGACAATTGATGATTTGATATACTGAAACTTCATTAAAGAAACAAGATGTCCTCGAATGATATCGGGGATTGGTACCGCAGTATTCCGAAAATAACGAAATGGTGGTTTTCAGGATCAGTTATTATACCAATAGCAGCGAAGTTGGGACTTCTGAATCCTATGTGGTTGTTTCTACATTATGAATCCTTAATTTACAAATTTCAGGTACAATGAATTAGTATTACATTTGAGTTTTTGTGATTTGACATTTGCATAATTGCTAGCctttatacaccttatcgctaatcctgggTGAAcaggccgcttgaacttttgacgtatacaacaatcacttttccattgtggagtcagatattttgtttatgacattaaaattttacgggaacctgtgtgatatccagtaatagTGGACATATatatagcaataaggtgtatagCTATAGATAGTcggagattactctgacgtccaacggctgttttgccagacaagctggggccgtgggacgtcagagcttgtcccatatcaaaaagtggatatttgcccacccaaaatagatgcgctgcttcgtcgcttctggtgccgactggCGGCCTTGGAAtcatataaatcgggcatcaatctgttcatttttcatttatctcttcatttatgtaagtttcacttacctgccaacctttattttccCATATAtattaacagttttcacagagacccatcgatttctgcattttgactttcatttttaaagattatcacgtgaccacgagaaaacaagtgatgatttatgcaaatgaccatatTCTAACACCTCattcatttacgatgcaagtaaTCTAAATGTCCGAGGGCTTCCGATTGTTATCGTGGTTGGCACTAAATGCTAaataccgatctcctgtaaaggaggcGAAAAGTTGTGGTTGGTTACTAAATGTTAAATATCGATCTCCTATATATAAAGGAGGTGATAAAAGTAtaattatttgcatatttgagtctcgagGTCGCAAAATCCCTCGTAACTTGAAGTCcatttgaaaacaaaagaaaaatgtctGAATggatgggtctctgtgaaaactgttaaaatatggaaacctttatttttccatattttaatcGTGCCAACCACGATAacaatcggaagctctcggacatttagattacttgcatcgtaaatgaacgaggtgttagAATATGAAAACTGTTAATATATATGggaaaataaaggttggcaggtaagtgaaacttacataaatgaagagataaatgaaaaatgaacagattgatgcccgatttatataattccaaggccgccagtcggcaccagaagcgacgaagcagcgcatctattttgggtgggcaaatatccacttttttatatgggacgagctctgacgtcccacggccccagcttgtctggcaaaacagccgttggacgtcagagtaatctccgACTAAGCTATAGACAGGTCCCCAACACTACATAAATTATTACCGAATGCAAGTAGACTTGTACCAGTTGTGgtcaacattttttaatcaaaatcGGTTTGGCCGAAATCatattgctttcatttttgtTCGCCCCCATTTAAGTTGGCGCCCCAATCTTAAATAAATTGCAATCAATGATTAATCATCTAatcacaaaacaaatatttcagcTTGTTTAAAGCCACTATAATCagcaattacaactaataaaaaaatcatgcatctaagactgaaTTAATTTGTCTATAAGTACACATCCATCGATcattcaatggatttagtgtaaagaccaCATTATAAACAGTTTGAGAAAAAGATGACATTGTGCAATGAAAAGATACAGTTATTGACAGATTGTAGATTAGATTGTATTAGCCTTTTTTTGAACATTCTGTACTTGTTTCCTCAAATATTAATCAAAAGATTCACATATATTTGTAACTTTATAAACCTTTAAAAGATTCATCATAACAAACCATCAAAAATGCATATGCATTTGTAGATACATTGTACAGCCAAAAAAATCATGCTCGTGCAGTTGGAATTGGTAAAGCCAAAGCATCCACTAGAATTCAAACTACATTTGTAAGAATCACTTTAATGTAATTTTTTAGTTTCATATTACTGTTTAACTTTCATGACTTTGTGATAATTATACTTTCACAATAATGGTATTGTGATTAGAAACTTTGAATCTAAATGAATATTGTTCTAAAATGTATCTTTTGTGATATCTATTTTCAGTTTTGGAGGCCATTGACAGCTGTACTATTTTATCCAACAGGATTCCCATATTTGATAAACCTTTATTTCTTATATTCTTATTCTATCAGAATAGAAACAGGTATGTTTACTATTACtacaaaaatatcatttatatgtgCTAGTTCATGTTACAAACAAGTTGTCTGCACTGTTTACATGTATATGTCctatctgtataaaaaaaaaagaagatgtgatatgattgccaatgagacaactctccagaagagaccaaatgacacagaaattcacagctattggtcactgtacggcctacaacaatgagaaaactGACAGATttattaatgaacaaaaaaaaatataaaaaatataaaaaaacatatatgttacacagcaacaaacgacaaaaaaaattgcaattttgttttcattgtcatGCTGTGGTTTGAACAGTGGTTCATGCATAAGACAGCATTTAGCAATTCTGTTTAATAATTATGTAAATACAGAATTTCAATTTAGAAAAATACTAGAGAAATTTCTAATGGCATCATTTCATGATGTACAAATGTAGCAGTCAAAAAACATACATTGTTGACTAATTTACACACTAGTTTTTCAACAGAGCACACATCAAGACGCAAGTGTGGCATCAATATGTCACCACATACTTTTTTGAACATAATGAtgattttatcttttataaatttaatcagATTTTCAAAGTTATCCCTTTTAAAATTCCTCATTCCCAATGCAAGAGTTGATTTCCTTTTGATAAaattaatgacagggaattcaaaTGGTTTGTTTGATTAAGAGAGCtcttctacatgtacatgtacgtttTGTACAAGGGCATGCTTGTTAAAATTTGGCTTGTTTACTTTTCAAGAAGCAAATTTTTGAGATAGCTACATGTAATAGCTTTCCAAAGTTGTCCCTTTTAAAATTCCTCATTCCCAATGCAAGAGTTGATTTcctttttgataaaattaatgaTAGATATAGGGAATTCAAATGGTTTGTTAGAATAAGAGCTCTTctgcatgtacatttgtacacaGGCATGTTTGTTAAAAATTTGGCTTGTTTACTTTCCAAGAAGCAAATTTTTTAGATAGCTATATGTAATGTTGGTTTGAAAAAATCCTCAGACTTACAAGATATACAGATAAACATTTGTATTCAATATTACATTTACAagacaaagaaatgaaaaaaggaataaatatggATTGCCTACTAAAACAGGACAAGTGAAAGATCAAAATCAACATGTGTTGTAGTATGTTTTGGtttcttttattttgattatagtttaatgtggttttttttcttcaatattatAGTTTATTATGTGTTTTTTTCAGGTATATATGATGGCAAGCCAGCAGAATATGCTTTTATGTGGATCTTCAACTGGTTAGCACTTGTTGTATCCTTTGAAATAAATTTggatgaataaaaacaaaattgggatAAATATCAGTTAGACATAAGTGATTGACAAGTCACCAAATCATATAGTAACTTCTGACATTCTTCTATGTCTAatgcttaaatatgaaaaagaacatCCACAAATGCTCTCAAGATTCAATACCTCCTTATCAcagttttccaaaaaaaacatataaaaaataccCATGGTACCACAGTCCAATTTATTGCTTAGTATAACAAATGCTCTTTTCAGCACCTTTCTTTCTTTCAAAATGTTCTTGTAATAATTTCAATTGACTAGCTATTGGCAAAAGAAAATGGATTAACAAAATGAATGGTTGAGTGCTTACCACAGGCCCTGCAGCTCAGGCTTGTTAAATTGCTGTCAGGTCTGTAAAAGTCGTCTCTACTGGCTTAAAGGCCAACAGGATCTAACCAAAATTTCCCTAAAAATAGATATCATGGGCCTGTAGAGATAAAGTGtggaatattttgataatatttctGTTGATTTTGGGGAATTAAAATCagaaattttgtttttgactttaacatgtttaaagaatgACCTGAAGCTGTTTATATTTTAGTGGATTTACATTTAGAGTTTCCCTTAACTGATAAAAACAGATAATTGGATTAGTAGCTGAAATATATGtaagtacaaaaataaaatcacttgTAATACAGTATCTATACTCAGATAAAAGAGAAGCATATAGTTTTGTATTCAATCATGAAAACTAACTCAAATTAAATAACTATCTCTTAATTATCTACTGATACAATTGACAAGTTGTTAGCAAGTTGAATGAATGAAACTCAAATGAACGCTGttccttttgaattttttgttaaTTCTTGGATTTAAATGCTGATTTTGAAAAATAAGaagaagaaagaaaataaatacaaattatatgaatttaaattaatttgaGCAAATGTTGAAACAACAAAATCAGAAACCATTGATTTTATCTCCAACTATAAAACTAATACATATCATTAAATGAAAGAATTATTGgaataaattataaatacaaatacatcaCTTTATAATTCTCTTAATTTACTGTTATAGTTACTGATGGATCCTATGGTGTTAAGTGTGTTATATGTGTGGTGTCAGTTAAATAAAGATCAGATTGTACAGTTCTGGTTTGGAACACAGTTTAAGGTGGGTAgttaacaaaattatatattcaCATATATGTGTGCAGGCAGACTAAATGTTTTTTGTCAGATACATCacaaaaatatgacagtttttaaattgaacagaatatttttcTGAATCTCAAGGAtaatgggtaatttcattgtttcaTACCCAAAATTAAAGGAATGTCAAACATTGGTTGAATTTTAATTGCATTTGTCATTAGGACATTGTTAGACATTTGAATCTTTTTGGTGCACACTTTTGAAAGTATTACCCAGAAGATTCTGCCAACCATGTTACAGTATGTAAAGTTCCTTACTTTCGCATCTTCTTAGTGGCTAGTTAATACAAATAACATCATAACATAAACAACTATTTTACATTAGAGTTCCTGTTGATGGGTATCTGTTATTCTGTAAATCTGTCATAAATTAGTATTCATCTTGATTGCACTTGAATTTCATCTTATATTGCACTTGAATTTCATCTTATATTATATGTTCAAAATATAtggttatttttgtttattctgGATCACTTTTTATGGTGGATCTTTACGtatgaaaaagaaaatgtggtatgattaccaatgagaaaactctccacaaataaccaaatgacacagctataggtcacagtacagcttcaacaatgagcaatgtctttaccacatagtcagctacaaaaggtcCCAACATGTTCATTATAAACAGTACATTGTTAGAAAATTCACATTATAATCATTGAAAATTGGAAAACAACTGAACTTGAAATAGCTAGTACAAATGTACCACATTTAactgtcaatatttttttctgtttcaggCCATGTATTTGCCATGGGTTTTGTTTGCTTTCAATGCTATTATTGGAAGTGGGTATGTAGAATCTTTATACTGTAGATTTAATGGACTGTTTTCTGCCAACCTGCCATTGATTTTCCAACTTTAAttttcacacttttttttttacatataggcATTATATGTAATACTGCTATAACATAGTATCTTGACCTCCCATGAAAAGTTATTCCTGTGGTATTTTTCCTCATTGAAAATTTATCCCAAGTCATTAAATTGAATGGAAgaactatgttttacttttaaaaaacaatTCAATGCATTGGTATTTTTGTGGATTACATGTATTAGCAGAGCACTGATTACCAGTATAAATGTTGAATTACGAATTACAGGGCTCTCACTTAGGCATTGCTTGACTAGCATGTCCAAAAAGTACAAGTCCCTAGGTCTAGACTCCCTAAAGAAAATCCATCGTGAAAACCCTGAAATACTCAATTACACATTGAAATTGATTTGTTTCCATTTCATTAAAATTTGgttcaattacttttttttctagattattttacttttaataggTCAATATATAAGGGACATGTGGGAATTTTGGATAAAACAGGCCTAAATAATCTGAAAGTAGTGACTGTTTCAAGAtgatatagttattttttttaaatgatgttaGCTAGTATGTAAATAAAAGTTTATGCCTATTTTTTTTCCAGTGGCCTGGCACAGTTACTTGGAATAGTTGTTGGACATTTGTATTTCTTCTTAATGTTTAAATATCCACAAGATTTTGGAGGAGCTACATGGTTAAGAGTACCAGCCATATTGTAAGTTTATTATCAGCAGCGTGATCAAATTCGTCAAAAGTAAATTAAAACTGAAATTTGCAATGGATGTACAATAAAAAAGATGGCTCATCTGGTGGCAGCATAtaaaacactatcaaatgaaaaaaatatatactgtatttaGTGGGTCTCATTTGGGTCTAAGTGTGAcacgggattgccgatttttttgtaagcgggacacgtgaaagtcaaattattgtgtcgtgaaaacgggaaatgaggtctagcaggacccaggaaatgacaaaaaaatgagaattgcttacgtacatagtgtaagcgggatacgggaatctgacaaaacaataagtgggatctgggatcggaaccccccaatgaaaCATCCTATTTAGTCATGTATAGTCTGCacttttttactcaaaatatgtAGTTGGTACAAGGGGTGTGGTATACATaactatagacatgatagaaggttttagattttaaaaaaaaaaaaaattatcaccaattttgatttcaacagataaaatatttgaagatggtacaattgccaatgagacaagtatccTCCTTTCCAAAAGACATTGATTTAATTATAAGTTAATACACAATATATGTCATTAATATGCCTTCAAAAAATGGTTTTTAGCTGTTTggtttgttttgtgttttcaaaTAGTTCGTCCAACAATAGAAAAATATCACATGCAAGTAAATACGTTAAGAGATGATTGGATTAGCATAAAGTTGATGTATAATGTAACACATGGTATTTATACCTGATAATTGTTGAAAAATGATTGATGATCTAAAGATGTcttgttttgtttaatattgtgATGTATTGAAGCTCTACTTTTGTAATGTTATAAACATCTTCTTGTATTCATATGTAAACTTAATCAACTTTGACTATTAGAACATATAGATAGTTTTCTAT includes:
- the LOC139524168 gene encoding derlin-1-like, which encodes MSSNDIGDWYRSIPKITKWWFSGSVIIPIAAKLGLLNPMWLFLHYESLIYKFQFWRPLTAVLFYPTGFPYLINLYFLYSYSIRIETGIYDGKPAEYAFMWIFNWLALVIIGLVAEIYLLMDPMVLSVLYVWCQLNKDQIVQFWFGTQFKAMYLPWVLFAFNAIIGSGGLAQLLGIVVGHLYFFLMFKYPQDFGGATWLRVPAILYKWLPNRRGGVSGFGQAPASRRQDGNDNANGGRHAWGRGNQLGD